gctcggacacttcatatcatgtttgtttcatgctctcgggcatttcatcgaacaccttgtgtgcataggaggaaccaaaagcaaacccaccaccccccttctgaatattgtgaatagaaGTGGCACCAATTGTggctaagtgaagtgagctgagtcctatatagggatgggcctttagtcccggttggcctggccaaccgcgactaaaggccttcgggccagcctgaggacctttagtcccggttggccaggccaaccgggactaaagcccctcccgtccgccagctgtcaaccgagcgcgctgggcccagatagttggtcgcggtctcctcccgaaccgcgactaaagaccctttcggtcgcggttcgattattttggggactaatggggacgtatggaagcctctttttctactaatGAGAGGCTCCTCCGCCACCCCCGTCACAGCGGCGGAGGGGAGGGATGTGAGGAAGGGAGGAAGCAGCGGGCGGCGGCGTTGCTGTGTGGCGGCGGGGGCACTAGGTTAGATCACTTGGTCGCCTGCCTGGTTCCAGTTCAGAATTGGAGttgtgtttttttttttgagggaggaGTTGTGTTAGTTGAATCtaggcacaaaatacaaaggaggGTTCAATAACAAGGACGGAGATAGTAGCTACGAGGATGGATGGAGCACCACGAGGAAGGGAGTTGCCACCGGTGTCAAAGAGTGGGGACGCGAGCTGGGCCGTCGACGAACGACGCAAGCGACTGGAACAACGGCCGCGGCTTTGAGATTCGGGTTTGCCAGCTGGCGCACATGGTAGAGGGTCTTCAGATTGGGTATGTACGACCCTGGTCGTATACGATTTTTCCCATGAGAAAAATCAGGAATCCAACACGCCGGTTGGTTGAACTAATTTTTTTTAGGGAAGTTGGTTGAATTAATTGACAGGTCGAGCCGGACTTAATCTGTTATTAGGAGTCCACCAAAATCCTTCTCCGCCGCCGTACATATTACCAGAGGCAGAGGAGAAGGGCTCCAGGACGGGACGAGACGATCGAGGAGGGTTTTGCATCGATGGAGTTGCGATCGGGCCGCCGCCTCACCTCTCTGCCGCCGCGCAACAAGTCATCGCCGTCCAACATCGATATCGGCCAGGATGAGGACATGATCAGCACGCTtcccgaccacctcctcctcggaaTCCTCGAACGCCTCCACCTGCGTGAGGCGCTCCGTatcggcgccgcctccacgcgCTGGCGCCACCTCCCACACCAGCTCTCGCACCTAGAGCTCGGGGTCGACCAGTTCCATGGCGCCACGCCGGTCGAGATCATGGACGCGTTCACGGGCGCGGTACGGAGGTTGCTCTCCGTGTCTCCTCCTCCGTGCCCCGCCTGCAGTCGTGCTATCAAGACCCTCGTCCTACGCTTCTACATGTTGGACCCTCTGCAACTGAGCTCCATCAGCGGCGGCGTTGAGGACGTCGTCAGCCGCGGCGAGACCGAATGGCTCGAGTTTTATATATTACCGCCGGTCTCGACCACCGACGACACCACTCAGCTGCTCGCCAAGATGGGGCAGGCGGAGCGGTTCATGTCCTTCTCCCGTGCCTGCCCCGTCGCCTTCCGGTGGCTCACCAGGCTAACCCTCGAGAACCTAGCGTTTGGAGAGGATGACGTCGCGGGCCTTATTAAAGCTTGTGATAAGCTCAAGCACCTCATCCTGAAATCTTGCAGACTGGTTGATCATCACTCCGCACTCAAGATCGACACGCCGTGCTCCGGGCTCCAGGAGCTTCGGTTCATTGACTTTGCTTGCACATGTATCGAGCTCATCTCCGTCCCCAAGCTAAGAGAAATATGGTGCTGGTCTTGGCCCTGCGAGAGCCCTCCGGTGCACTTCGGCCACGTTCCCCAACTTCTTCAAGTGAACCTCGGTTCACGTGCTGGGGTGTGGCAGGCGCCATTTGCGCTAAGCGAATGCTTGAGTGCCACCAATCTGTCAAGATTGTATCTCAATTTTGGTTGCGAAATGGTACGTTTATTTCAATACTCCACATGAACTTCTCTTCGCATCTAGTAGTacatatcatatttcttcttagtACCTACTAATTGTAGTTGTCTATTGTGTTCTTGCTTTTGCTGCAGATTTGGATTCAACCAGAACATCCTAAGCACCTCACTACAATATTCAGAAACCTGACCGAGGTGTATCTTTACTATATCTTTCCCGAGTGCGATCTGAACTGGACCATGTTTCTCGTCGAAGCTGCACCTGCCCTACTGAATTTTACAGTAAGCTTCACCTTGAACATAAATACTGGTATTGCTGGTTTCATTTCATTTATAACCTTATATGTAACTTCAATTGTTTCTACATTATTCTGTAATATGTGTTTATCTTCTGTGTGCATGCATGAAGTTGCTTCGAAATCAACATCCATGTGTCAAACCGTCTGCACACAGTGCCCAGAAGACCAACATGTTGTGGGAACCATCCAAGGATTGGAAGCACCTGAACTTGAAGTTACTGGTGATGGCAGGGTTCGAGGAGGAAGACAAGGTGACAAACTATCTAAGGCTGTTCATGGAACGAGCCGTGGGCTTGAAGAGAATCGAGCTGCGTGGTAAACACCCTTGTGATAAGTGCAATGCCATGGACCTTGAACTTGAGTCCACAAGATCCCTTGTTGACAAAGCTAGCAGGTATCGGATTAAGGAGCGACTCACACATGAATTCTCCTTGTCTGTCAAGATAACAATATGTTGATTGTCAAAGAATTATAACAATCTCTTAAAATAAGTGCTCACGGCTGCTACTAGAACGACGATTGTGCCTAGTCAGTTGTTATTTTTGGTTAGTTTTGGATATTGGTGGTGAGAAAAACTTATGGGTAATATATTTAAACACTGCTTTAAAATGCCTACTGTATTGGATCTACGCACCTATTTTTAAAAATTTTACTTTGGAAACCTGGAATGCTTGCATCCTAATGAATGTGGAGTTGGGAGAGCAATTCCAGTGGAGTCCGTCAGGGTGACCCGAGGGCCGGTCCTGGGCGAACCTATAACCCAGGGCCCTTTGACATAAACATCAATAATAACCAATGTATTTATTTATATATGAAATCTTACTATAGTAAACACTTTGAAGTGCATAAAAAAGAATGTTCATATATGAAATATGGACATAACTTCGGGTGATGTGCAGTCTCCTCTTGGTGACTCAGCCTCTAAACCTCTCGACGTGGTAGTGTGCGGAACGGCGATGGGAAATCTTGGAGTCTAGAGATTAAACAACATGCATAGGTCTGGCCGCACGGTCGGAGTAGCATAATGAGAATGGGGCTAACATTTTTTTAACCAAAAATAAAACAACGGCCAAGATTTGATGGTTTATCAATCATGATTGTGCGGTAAGTGTAATTTGCAAATATGTACCAGGAAAAGAAATCAATGATACCTCACACTGTCTTCAGAACTATGAGTCAGTCAAATGTCCACCTACTCAAAGCCtagttgtgatcttccttgataaAATCCAGAAAAGGAGATAATGTTGCCTCTGTCCATCCCTTTCTGATTTTGCTGCTGCCCTGCATTTTCATTACTccatctgtaaagaaatataagagcgtttagatcactactttagtgatctaaatgctcttatatttctttatggagggagtacctgAAAATTTACCTGTGTATTAGCAATAAATTTGTTGTTCAGCTTTTCCATCCTCATCACATAAGGAGTCTTGATACATAGACATCAGATAGTAATGGATTAGATGGAGGGGTGTAGCCGTGTAGGTAGGAGGAATCAGATTGGGTGAACAAGGGGGAAATTAGGAAGGAAGGATGCGGCCATGGCGTACGATGTTGGGCCAGCCAGGAAGAGCTGAATAGAACAGTTGACGAACTTGTCGTGCTCGGGCATGGTCACGTAGGATCTCAGTGCTTGAAGTGACACCGGGAAGAATCAACTGAGATCGCTTTACTGAAAATCGCTAGAATCAAGCGATCTCACATTATTGGCGTATGCGTCATCGGTGCTATGCAGCATCTACAACTACACATAGCTAATTTGAGTTGCCAAACAACCGTGGACGCGGCCGGGTACGTCCCCGGACGGTGATCGGTCGTACCTCATATTTCACACCTCCAGTGCCATGTCCACCTCCCAGAGGAAGCAGCGGTTGGCCTCCACCTCCGTCTCCAATTGGATGGAGTCGAGGACGGCTTGCTGCTCAACCGCCTCCTCGACTTGGGCGAGCTCGAACTCTGCCAGCACGTCGGCCATGGCTAAGCCCATAGCCGGAGGCACTAGATCATCCTATCCTttggcttcttcctcctcctccggctccgcctcctcctcctgctcatgCAACTCTTGCTCCTCCTCCTCGGCTCCGGCGAGTCCGGAGGCAGGCAGGTTGCGATCCGAGCTTCGCGCCTGGCTCAAATCTCCTCTAGCAGCTGCAACCGCAACTCTAAAGTGAGCATGTCATAGGTGTTGATCCTTTTCTAGGCCATGGCTAGCGGCTGGCAGCGAAGGAATTTTTGAAGGTGatggcatggggggggggggggggttagaaatGGTAACAGGCTAGGGTTGGGTTGCTTCCCTTAGGCGGCACGCCGAAGAGGCGCCACACGGCCCCACGAATGCGTCCTCACCTCCCTCGCCGAAAATAGGAGGAGGCGCCTATCGAGTTGATGGGTTTCTGCGTGGGTCCCTACGGCCAATTCGACGTGGCGGGCGTGTCCAATCGTCCCCATATCTGCCCCCACATATGGCTTGAATATGGGGAGTATCATTCAACCCGGGCGTTTGGGCCAGGTTTGCCCGGACTGGTCTGGTTGGGTGGCAAAATCTTGACCGGGCAGTGACCACGCAGGCTGCCCGGGCATTTGCGGTGGATATGGGGCACCCGGTTGTAGATGCTGTTAGGGCTTTGGTAGTTGGCCTAGGCCCAGTATGGCAGTACAAGCATGTGGTGGATATGGGGCACCCGGTTGTAGATGCTGTTAGGGCTTTGGTAGTTGGCCTAGGCCCAGTATGGCAGTACAAGCATGTTCCCCTTGTTGGGCCCCTTGGTTTTGGGGATTTTGGGGGGCCGAGGCAGCCGCCCCTCCCCTGTTAGGGCCAGGCCTGGGTGGCCCTCTCTCAACCTATCACTTGATCCTAGTTGCGGACCCGATCCAATGGCTGGGGATAGCGCATTATGCTGATGACACGTTACTACTGCTCAAAGGGGAAATTGGACAAGCTAGTGTGATCAAGCACATACTCGTCATTTTTTCGTACTTGACTGCCTTACACGTCAATTTCAGCAAAAGCATCTTTGGTTCTATAAATCTGAACCAAGAAGATATCGCTGAGCCTGCTGCCATTTTGGAATGCCCTGTCTCAGACTTTACATGCACTTACCTAGGGTACTCTATACCACATGGCTTCTCATGCTTGTTATCCAAAAGGTGGATAAAATATTATCTGGCAGGCTATCCACTTTTTAATCATGGGGAGGGCGTCTCATTCTGATCAATTCAACGCTCAGTTAGTCTGGAAAAATTGTTACTTCTGGGAAGGGAAGAAGGCCGTCGCTGGAGGGAAGCGTTTGGTTGCATGGAAGACTATTACCATGCCTAGCCGTGTGGTGGTCTTTGAATCGGGGACTTACACGCACACAATCAAGCGTTACTTTGCAAATTTGAGCACAAGGTCCTGCAATCTTAGCCCTAGAAAAACACTTCGAATGAAGAACGTATGAATTTAGAACTGATAACTTCTTGTGAACAACTTCAGACTTACTACAATTCGCGATTTGCACAAAGCAGGTTAATATTGATTTCTCAAATACAAATAATTCTGTTGTCACAGATCATCTGAGTAGAATGTCTCAAAGCAATATTTATATGAACTGTTTGAAAAGTCTGACCAATATTTTCCGTTTTTTCAGAAATCTATGGATATTAATGTTGGTAAAAAATACCATGAGAACGTTCAAAGAAAAGCTGAAAACTTCATTAAATATAAAAAAAACTCTGTGATTATTGTCGTTTCTTGCAAACTGCGCACATTCATATGAGTGGTGCACCTAAAACCTGAAGGCGCAGCTGAAACTGACAAAACCCCTACAAGAGCAACTGCTTCTGAACTGCACCTTTCATTGGCAGCCACTATTGCTGGCAACAATCAATTGAATCATGCATATTGTTTACGCAGGATACTTGCGGCAAGTGGCTCTTCAGTAGGGATACAATAGAATGATGGTTAATCCAACTATGCATGACGGAGGACGATCGGTGACAACGAATGCAGGGAATGCTACCTTTGAACACTTTCTGAGGTCTGGTAATGTAAAAGGCTAAAACATCTCTACTGTATTTTGGGTTGGGTTATCCTCTCAATTTGATCACCAACATTGCTAGACCATGTAACAAAAATGATGGAAAAAAGATTTTTTGTTCGGCTTCCAGTCAGATATAGAATAGCATAACTTAATTAAGGCCCTGTTCGGAGGTACTCCGCTCCCCAGCTCCACTCCCGGAGCAGGTGGAGTCGTAGTTGAAATTTGTGGAGTGGCTGTTTACCAGCTTCGCAACTCTCAGGATTTCTAGGAGCTGGGGGGTTTCCGAACAGCCCCTAATTTGCACCCTTTTCAGTCAGTCACATTCCAAACAGAGAACGCCTCAAGAATTTGAATGACACCCTCCAGGCATAAAACATCATAGAGTAGGGGATTTCTCAGTACATGGAAAGTTTTCTCGGCAAAAAGAGAACGCCTCAAGAATTTTTCAGTACATGCACAAATATTTGGCAATTACTCGGTAAACTAGAAGATAGAGCATGCAGCAAGATTACAGTACACACATAATTTAGCTACACTGCAAGGTCCACATCAATCAAGTATCCTCAGGCTATCAATAAATAGAAATTGGAATCACAACTGGGTGTGCCTCACACAGTCATTGCTCTAGCTGCTCCAAGCCTGGGAGCGTTACGAGACTACAAGCATTCCTTGACCATATCCATCAACAGATAACTATCTCCACAGATGAGGATGATCCATGTGTGAGTCGCTCCTTAATCCGACGTCTGCTAGCTTCACCCACCTTGGATGCTTTACCCATCTTGTGTCTTTCAAGGTCAGTGGCACTGCAGTCCTCGCATGGGTATTCACCATGAAGCATGATACTATTCAACCCCACAGCTCGTCCCACGACAAGCCTTGTATAGTTTGTCACCTTGTCTTCATCCTCGCACCCGCAGATCAGCAACACCTTCAAGTTCAGGTGCTTCAAATCCTTGGATGGCTTCCACACCACGTTGGTCTTCTCGGGACTGTTCTCGAGCCTCATGATACAAGAATGTCGAGATAACTTCGAGCAAGGACATAGAAAGTAAATAACACATGTTAATGAAAACTTGCCACCAACCCATGAAGGACAACGTGACAACAAGTGCAATTAAATACAAGTTTAGGCCCTTATCAAGTATTGGAGGAATTTGCAAGAAGTAAATCCTAGGTAAAGTACCATAATTGAATATGCTTCCAGGGTTCTTATGAAATTACAATCATATTCCTTGCATTTCTTTCGACCAACATACTTTGTACTAAACAATTTTAATCAAGGGGATTTTTGGAGAACTCTAACATGAGATACAATCCCGCAGTTTTCTTTTTTGGTTTTGCATGGACATTGCCTCGCTGCAAAATTACAATGCGTCTTCTATGCACTACTTTTAGTATTTGTGATAAGTCGGTGAGTGGTTGGAAATTAGATTAACTTGTTGCTATGTTTTTAATTCTGAATATCAGAAAAACATTTCATTGTACAAATGTAGAATGAGTCATGTACATGCTAAGATGTGGGCTAAATTTAAAAGAAGGCTAATTAATACTTACTGCAATAT
This window of the Triticum aestivum cultivar Chinese Spring chromosome 5D, IWGSC CS RefSeq v2.1, whole genome shotgun sequence genome carries:
- the LOC123126191 gene encoding uncharacterized protein, producing the protein MELRSGRRLTSLPPRNKSSPSNIDIGQDEDMISTLPDHLLLGILERLHLREALRIGAASTRWRHLPHQLSHLELGVDQFHGATPVEIMDAFTGAVRRLLSVSPPPCPACSRAIKTLVLRFYMLDPLQLSSISGGVEDVVSRGETEWLEFYILPPVSTTDDTTQLLAKMGQAERFMSFSRACPVAFRWLTRLTLENLAFGEDDVAGLIKACDKLKHLILKSCRLVDHHSALKIDTPCSGLQELRFIDFACTCIELISVPKLREIWCWSWPCESPPVHFGHVPQLLQVNLGSRAGVWQAPFALSECLSATNLSRLYLNFGCEMIWIQPEHPKHLTTIFRNLTEVYLYYIFPECDLNWTMFLVEAAPALLNFTLLRNQHPCVKPSAHSAQKTNMLWEPSKDWKHLNLKLLVMAGFEEEDKVTNYLRLFMERAVGLKRIELRGKHPCDKCNAMDLELESTRSLVDKASRYRIKERLTHEFSLSVKITIC